From the Theileria equi strain WA chromosome 4 map unlocalized gcontig_1105316255041, whole genome shotgun sequence genome, one window contains:
- a CDS encoding hypothetical protein (encoded by transcript BEWA_047420A), translating into MLLSINDWERNNSINSTTLATDLLKQRSKRNKAHKIELSSDSKYNCFICEVQIKVEKQKNYAQYSFYKHYIAEEGHFSASSFVIGNAPQTGITLPKGIEYLYVYFHPGKNGSPLIIYIPPEDDERSTKGTWWKKSYRKGAIWEKEGKDMSPPNPSEDPTIVEIISEIPENAPAINQQTSSGTKTAASVLTPLAATGVTETANFFLNPSWSIIRRVSTIFSTAV; encoded by the exons ATGTTGCT ATCTATAAATGATTGGGAAAGAAATAATTCAATAAATTCTACCACACTCGCAACTGATCTCCTTAAGCAAAGATCTAAGAGGAATAAAGCTCACAAAATAGAACTTTCTAGTGACTCTAAATATAATTGTTTCATTTGTGAAGTCCAGATTAAAGTAGAGAAACAGAAGAATTATGCACAGTATAGTTTTTACAAACACTATATTGCGGAAGAGGGTCATTTTTCTGCTTCTTCATTTGTTATTGGAAATGCTCCTCAGACAGGTATTACCCTTCCGAAAGGAATAGAATACTTGTATGTATACTTTCACCCTGGCAAAAATGGATCTCCTCTTATTATTTACATACCTCCGGAAGATGATGAACGTTCCACTAAAGGCACATGGTGGAAGAAATCTTATAGGAAGGGCGCTATTTGGGAAAAGGAAGGAAAGGATATGTCACCACCTAATCCGTCTGAGGACCCTACAATTGTGGAAATAATTAGTGAAATTCCGGAAAATGCTCCTGCAATAAATCAACAAACTTCTTCCGGGACAAAAACGGCGGCTTCTGTTTTAACTCCACTAGCTGCTACCGGAGTGACTGAAACTGCAAATTTCTTCCTTAATCCAAGCTGGAGTATAATTAGGAGAGTGAGTACTATTTTTAGCACCGCTGTATAG
- a CDS encoding hypothetical protein (encoded by transcript BEWA_047430A), with the protein MKLREMTMVGVSPLSRNLLLHPTGVANEYTYNYGSASNDEVTVTETKNPKGLEGYIKCEHKPNNGNAIKAITYKRQPTTGLSDAGTHKSVTVYFWEWDLGYINPLLVKLGNDEKYYLTSDSSTWTSEKHITSTTLRQKLDEQNCKRNQAHQVDLSQTHTKKNSYRCLVSTCDVEISVQPRTPSGLSNYWHTIDSISKYSISKFFAGAVEQTGIPASKDITGISVYLYPQSSGTPLLFYISSPVSKWFSKYIGDNDWKNEDSLTQAPNTEDKIPSNIQNLQKLSTPKVTIDVSRSDSSAYRPEDYNIQFRGSKGQVGSSNFYKITYIESSNQPFQSQECYTL; encoded by the exons ATGAAACTAAGGGAGATGACAATGGTTGGA GTGAGCCCCTTGAGCAGGAACTTATTGTTGCA TCCAACTGGTGTAGCAAATGAATATACATACAATTACGGTAGTGCCTCAAACGACGAGGTAACTGTCACTGAGACTAAAAATCCTAAAGGCTTGGAAGGATATATAAAATGTGAACACAAGCCAAACAATGGTAACGCAATTAAAGCTATAACGTATAAAAGGCAACCTACCACTGGATTATCTGATGCGGGAACTCATAAAAGTGTAACTGTCTATTTTTGGGAATGGGATCTTGGGTATATTAACCCTTTACTTGTTAAACTaggaaatgatgaaaagtacTATCTAACAAGTGATAGCAGTACTTGGACTAGTGAGAAACATATAACATCTACTACTCTCAGACAGAAGTTAGATGAACAAAACTGTAAAAGAAATCAGGCCCATCAAGTTGACCTCTCACAAACTCATACCAAGAAAAATAGTTATAGGTGTTTGGTGTCAACGTGCGACGTGGAAATTTCTGTACAACCAAGGACACCCTCAGGACTCTCTAATTATTGGCATACTATAGATAGCATCTCTAAGTACTCcatctccaaattttttgCTGGAGCTGTGGAGCAGACAGGAATACCTGCTTCAAAGGATATCACTGGTATTAGCGTATACCTTTATCCTCAGTCCTCTGGAACTCCTTTGCTTTTTTACATCTCTAGTCCAGTAAGTAAATGGTTTAGTAAATACATTGGAGATAATGattggaagaatgaagatagCTTAACTCAAGCCCCTAATACTGAAGATAAAATTCCTTCCAATAttcagaatctccagaaacTCTCCACTCCAAAAGTTACAATAGATGTTTCTCGGTCAGATAGTAGTGCATACCGGCCTGAGGATTATAATATACAGTTCCGTGGTAGTAAGGGCCAAGTTGGTTCTTCTAACTTCTACAAAATTACATATATTGAATCATCAAATCAACCATTTCAAAGTCAAGAGTGTTACACACTGTGA
- a CDS encoding hypothetical protein (encoded by transcript BEWA_047440A), whose product MACSLYLLNSLRWPSGIHFQHRESLEKAKALIGESGEDTSLNISHPSRILCQSFDYTFDGNAIRLIVPKKGVSVSKLANGSEAIWIPEDGETFGHARVYLNKDGKPELVLLVTTSSGTSKETYLELKDGKWVSCDDHDAKMKTLKVITEWISDSTIDLSASKDTKECITFETDIVGITTRHFYPKAGYLAVKVNDGTRSIWEPTKPGSRYGSEEDFDGYDYCLSCLVYRKENVRLLEMIVVERLSRRWKYFEKSGEEWMDFH is encoded by the coding sequence ATGGCATGTTCACTATACCTCCTAAATTCCTTACGATGGCCCTCTGGGATACACTTTCAGCACAGAGAATCCCTTGAGAAAGCAAAGGCATTgattggagaatctggagagGATACTTCTCTAAATATCTCTCATCCGAGTAGAATACTGTGCCAATCCTTCGACTACACCTTTGACGGTAATGCCATAAGACTCattgttccaaagaaggGTGTTAGCGTCTCCAAGCTTGCGAACGGCAGTGAGGCTATCTGGATTCCTGAAGATGGAGAGACATTTGGCCATGCCAGAGTTTATCTCaataaggatggtaaaCCTGAACTGGTCCTTCTAGTAACTACTTCATCTGGCACTTCTAAGGAAACTTATCTTGAACttaaagatggtaaatgggtatCCTGTGATGATCATGATGCAAAGATGAAAACTTTGAAAGTTATTACAGAATGGATATCAGATTCGACCATTGATCTCTCTGCTTCTAAGGACACTAAAGAGTGCATCACTTTTGAGACTGACATAGTGGGTATTACTACTAGACACTTTTATCCAAAGGCTGGATATCTTGCTGTAAAAGTAAATGATGGGACTAGGTCCATATGGGAACCCACAAAGCCTGGTAGTAGATATGGATCAGAAGAAGACTTTGATGGCTATGATTACTGCCTTTCTTGCCTTGTTTATAGGAAAGAGAATGTAAGACTACTTGAGATGATTGTGGTGGAAAGATTATCAAGGAGATggaagtactttgaaaagagtgGTGAAGAGTGGATGGACTTCCATTGA
- a CDS encoding hypothetical protein (encoded by transcript BEWA_047450A) — MAKVVIDLSQKRNDGNPITYQASTSTGTGKQITVKKTSEPPGSNFYKYTHRDSTGEPFTLLEVKDDSSAKIPVIGRIERVTSVSAHYWASDTSKSLIVGVTTKGGTTYYSKDNNSSTGWIGQHQLSGEALETKLDNLNCLFNRAVAINLTENAHGTGNKYCCTYHSTSTGKISVTSGKVSCEIHKSTSSVPYFKHDVDQGILVAGIYYRDRSNKKRINIPNLENSGNSSLTVYAFYCNGKNPLLIYVEGGDKVKGWYQNGNGDEEWKNVSGKLQGITPINFGSLKCNQWNELVTVLKSTGGCSSYKPCPEPPKAASQKNPDPPEPASPQASAEESTPTAQTASQTTGETAKVTGAEPFAFATLGYALSGSLAGAGATFFGGWKLYNRYKGDHWVRQI, encoded by the coding sequence ATGGCAAAAGTAGTCATTGATCTCTCACAAAAACGAAATGATGGTAATCCTATCACATATCAAGCAAGTACTTCTACCGGAACTGGTAAGCAAATTACCGTCAAAAAAACCTCTGAACCTCCTGGATCTAATTTCTACAAGTACACCCATAGAGACTCTACCGGGGAACCATTCACACTCTTAGaagttaaagatgatagtAGTGCAAAGATCCCTGTTATAGGTAGGATTGAAAGGGTAACCTCAGTTTCTGCCCATTACTGGGCTAGTGATACTAGTAAGTCACTCATAGTAGGAGTTACCACAAAGGGTGGAACTACATATTATTCCAAGGATAATAATAGTAGTACTGGTTGGATTGGACAACATCAACTCTCTGGTGAAGCCCTTGAGACTAAACTTGACAACCTAAACTGTTTGTTCAACCGAGCAGTTGCCATAAATCTTACAGAAAATGCCCATGGAACAGGAAATAAATATTGTTGTACTTACCATAGTACCAGTACAGGAAAGATCTCCGTTACTAGCGGAAAAGTTTCTTGTGAGATACATAAGAGCACAAGTTCTGTTCCCTACTTTAAACATGATGTTGACCAAGGAATATTAGTTGCTGGTATATACTATAGGGATCGTTCTAAtaaaaagagaataaatattcctAACCTCgaaaattctggaaatagTTCCCTCACCGTTTATGCATTTTACTGTAACGGTAAGAATCCTTTATTAATATACGTTGAAGGTGGAGACAAAGTTAAAGGATGGTACCAGAATggtaatggagatgaagaatggaaaaatgtCTCCGGTAAACTCCAAGGCATAACACCCATAAATTTCGGTAGCCTTAAATGTAACCAATGGAATGAGCTCGTGACTGTACTCAAGAGTACAGGTGGATGTAGCAGCTATAAACCGTGCCCTGAACCTCCCAAAGCTGCTTCTCAAAAAAATCCTGATCCTCCTGAACCTGCTAGTCCTCAAGCTTCTgctgaagaatctactcCTACTGCTCAAACTGCTAGTCAAACTACTGGAGAAACTGCTAAAGTTACTGGTGCTGAGCCTTTTGCTTTCGCTACTCTTGGATATGCCTTATCTGGTTctcttgccggagctggcgcaacattttttggaggatggaagctttataatcgctataagggagatcattgggttagacagatttga
- a CDS encoding signal peptide containing protein (encoded by transcript BEWA_047460A): protein MKVLAVLWTVCLVGLCRCGDDDGAKGALKGAFTETPEGLSPAETTAPVGLDIAKPDDTNLDLHIKDGSCFKYKLYLPKDAFYISSVVENGAPIWEAEEDEKCEIVGSFEKEDYVLVTVFLSGGNNDQSRYFVKTGGQWKELKKEELDKKIEEMIKYIASPAQASQ from the coding sequence atgaaggttCTTGCAGTACTATGGACGGTATGTCTAGTGGGACTCTGCCGCTGTGGAGATGATGATGGCGCTAAAGGAGCATTAAAGGGGGCCTTTACAGAAACTCCCGAGGGTCTTTCTCCTGCTGAGACAACCGCGCCCGTTGGCCTTGATATTGCCAAACCTGATGATACAAACTTGGATCTGCATATAAAGGACGGTAGTTGTTTTAAGTACAAGCTATACCTTCCAAAGGATGCCTTTTATATATCTTCCGTTGTAGAAAATGGAGCTCCCATCTGGGAGGctgaagaggatgaaaagtgtGAAATCGTAGGATCGTTTGAGAAGGAAGACTACGTCCTCGTAACCGTATTTTTAAGTGGTGGTAATAACGATCAGTCCAGGTACTTTGTGAAAACTGGTGGGCAGTGGAAGGAGCTaaagaaggaggaattGGACAAGAAGATAGaggagatgataaagtATATCGCTAGTCCAGCTCAAGCTTCTCAGTAG
- a CDS encoding conserved hypothetical protein (encoded by transcript BEWA_047470A) yields the protein MSKEGEETNNRDRLRKFTAFLSGLALYQLPHIAFSASRYTLVRFQVPSAYVGLFINRMIISSRIFSLITIGLATMCDQFGMPGIIQVGKASVIFLAASLSSILFVYCIGGEQGYLTLYYWTISISSMVLGASFVFVVKIVSKEIVYLMAALPITGIVVSSYHLAFLMITNYITVSDIPFWIVFWQIIIGITIVSLTVVMLYSVYDNDKPDEGKEKKTEESKSTEKTDNRSTGTTEGSTGGNTCTCVRSDSEGGTQECKEGFMEAVGKAWSPLLLVALGYGLQNAFYPGIAPYKLTTMTKGYNIELTVLFTSAIPPLVIIALKEKKNNIAPNVSWKEYPGWHWSWLFFLCQMLCAVIFLWCLHFPGWSISKAVKGSMALLGFLTVTYDFCAQCTRNIGTSGASMQGCKENSRMDTLNSFSYSFSQVIFAFLGDGYLRVYSKYEKDRSKWPTKHYGNFRAFRYWIWTATKVSFGNIGTAFTTDVRGAIQTKKEFLFIVYEDEMDNSSEPPKTKNPTVMKIVHDI from the coding sequence ATGAGTAAGGAAGGAGAAGAGACTAATAATCGAGATAGGCTGAGGAAGTTCACGGCATTCCTGTCTGGACTGGCCTTGTACCAGCTCCCTCATATAGCATTTTCTGCTAGTAGGTACACGCTGGTTAGGTTCCAGGTTCCATCGGCATACGTGGGTCTCTTTATCAACAGGATGATTATATCCAGTAGGATTTTTTCTCTCATCACCATTGGACTTGCGACGATGTGTGATCAGTTTGGAATGCCAGGTATCATACAAGTAGGAAAGGCAAGTGTTATATTCCTAGCAGCATCCTTGTCATCCATACTCTTTGTCTACTGCATTGGAGGGGAACAGGGCTATCTCACcctctactactggacCATTTCTATCTCCTCTATGGTACTTGGAGCttcttttgtttttgtggtaAAGATCGTCTCCAAGGAGATTGTATACCTGATGGCTGCTTTGCCCATAACTGGTATCGTAGTATCGTCATATCACCTTGCCTTCTTGATGATCACCAACTACATTACAGTCTCTGACATTCCATTCTGGATCGTCTTTTGGCAGATTATCATTGGGATCACGATAGTTAGTTTGACTGTTGTCATGTTGTATTCAGTTTATGATAATGATAAGCCAGATGAGGGTAAAGAGAAGAAGACCGAAGAGAGTAAGTCTACAGAGAAGACTGATAATCGTTCTACAGGTACAACAGAAGGTTCTACTGGGGGTAACACCTGTACCTGTGTTCGCAGTGATAGTGAAGGTGGCACTCAGGAATGTAAAGAGGGTTTCATGGAGGCAGTTGGCAAGGCATGGTCACCTCTCTTGCTGGTAGCTTTGGGATATGGTCTTCAAAATGCCTTTTATCCGGGTATAGCCCCTTACAAACTCACTACAATGACAAAGGGCTATAACATAGAGTTGACTGTTTTATTCACAAGTGCCATACCTCCATTGGTTATCATTGCCctgaaggaaaagaagaataatATAGCTCCAAATGTTTCATGGAAAGAATATCCCGGATGGCATTGGTCTTGGCTATTTTTCCTATGCCAAATGCTCTGTGCAGTGATCTTCCTTTGGTGCCTTCATTTCCCAGGGTGGAGTATATCAAAAGCAGTAAAGGGTAGCATGGCACTTTTAGGTTTTCTCACAGTTACATATGATTTTTGTGCTCAGTGTACCAGAAATATTGGAACGAGCGGAGCCTCCATGCAGGGTTGTAAAGAGAACTCTAGGATGGACACACTAAACTCCTTTTCGTACTCATTCTCACAAGTCATCTTTGCGTTTCTGGGTGACGGTTACCTCAGAGTAtactccaagtatgagaAGGATCGGAGTAAATGGCCTACCAAACACTATGGCAACTTTAGGGCATTCCGATATTGGATTTGGACAGCCACAAAAGTTTCATTTGGCAATATAGGAACCGCATTTACCACAGATGTTAGAGGTGCTATTCAGACAAAGAAGGAGTTTCTCtttattgtctatgaagatgaaatgGATAATAGTAGCGAGCCACCTAAGACGAAGAATCCTACAGTAATGAAGATAGTTCACGATATATAG
- a CDS encoding conserved hypothetical protein (encoded by transcript BEWA_047480A): protein MGEEKGGNVGLKKAVAFLSGLALYQMIHVAISAGNFTVGRFQIPQKYVSLYINRMIISNRVFSLIGITVTTLYEQFNGPAIPLLNIGLFVLVALSHLLLLLTYCSGGAQGHITLYYWIVVVVALIIGMCFVFSVKLASNEIIYLLAALPISGILASSYHISFIVISEYFNLSNIYYWLVFWQLICAISLISVTTVVWIFAYGNGGTPGGSSGSGSSSGSEGHKGFLTALGHALSPLLLVAFGYGMQNMFYPSVAPYKIIGIDRGYKIDVAVLFTSAVPPLLFLYLISKGKGPNKKWNTGDAAWHYAWAFFGIEILCGMLFFSTLHYPNSAMPRAIKDSIWGLGFFTVLYDFSAQMTRCIGSNGVDKQGGKDAPKMNTLNLFFCSTTQVIFAFLGDGYIRTYRQAEETSDLWPTAHYGKLRAFWFWTWNTTKVACKMLKGAFSTDVRAEILVKKEHLFIVYDDAPPEDDPFFDLPFIKKKEESLDKHSLKGAHIFH from the coding sequence ATGGGTGAGGAAAAGGGAGGCAATGTAGGCCTAAAGAAGGCTGTGGCATTCCTGTCTGGACTGGCCTTGTACCAGATGATTCATGTTGCAATATCTGCCGGTAACTTTACGGTAGGAAGATTTCAAATTCCTCAGAAATATGTCAGCCTGTACATCAACAGGATGATTATTTCGAATAGAGTCTTCTCATTGATTGGGATTACAGTTACTACGCTCTATGAACAGTTTAATGGACCCGCTATTCCATTACTGAACATCGGACTGTTCGTGCTTGTTGCACTATCCCACCTTTTGTTGTTGCTTACATATTGTTCAGGAGGAGCTCAGGGTCACATTACACTATACTACTGGATTGTTGTCGTAGTGGCTCTTATCATCGGAATGTGCTTTGTCTTCAGTGTTAAGTTGGCCAGTAATGAAATCATTTACCTTCTTGCGGCACTGCCCATATCCGGAATTCTGGCGTCCTCCTATCACATATCGTTCATTGTCATTTCTGAGTATTTTAACTTGTCAAACATATACTATTGGCTAGTCTTTTGGCAGTTGATATGTGCGATATCGCTGATATCGGTGACTACTGTGGTATGGATATTTGCGTATGGAAATGGAGGGACTCCAGGTGGTTCTAGTGGTTCTGGAAGTAGTAGTGGTAGTGAAGGACATAAAGGTTTTTTGACAGCATTAGGTCATGCACTATCTCCATTGTTATTGGTTGCATTTGGGTATGGAATGCAGAACATGTTTTATCCATCAGTAGCTCCATACAAAATCATTGGAATAGACAGAGGTTACAAGATTGATGTGGCGGTTTTATTCACGAGTGCTGTACCACCATtgttattcttgtacctTATATCCAAAGGAAAGGGTCCAAACAAGAAATGGAATACTGGAGATGCTGCATGGCATTATGCCTGGGCATTCTTCGGAATCGAGATACTTTGTGGAATGCTCTTCTTTTCGACTCTTCATTACCCAAATAGTGCCATGCCAAGAGCCATAAAGGATAGCATTTGGGGTCTCGGATTCTTCACAGTACTCTACGATTTCTCTGCACAAATGACTAGATGCATAGGAAGTAATGGAGTTGACAAGCAGGGAGGTAAAGATGCTCCCAAGATGAATACATTAAACCTGTTCTTTTGTTCCACCACACAAGTCATATTTGCTTTTCTAGGAGATGGATACATTAGAACATATCGCCAAGCGGAAGAAACTTCAGATTTATGGCCTACTGCTCACTATGGAAAACTCAGGGCCTTTTGGTTCTGGACTTGGAATACAACAAAAGTGGCTTGTAAAATGCTAAAAGGTGCATTCAGTACAGATGTTAGGGCTGAGATTCTTGTTAAAAAGGAGCATCTATTTATTGTCTACGATGACGCTCCTCCCGAGGATGACCCCTTCTTTGACCTTCCATTTATTaaaaagaaggaagagtcTCTAGATAAACACAGCTTAAAGGGAGCacacatttttcactaA
- a CDS encoding signal peptide containing protein (encoded by transcript BEWA_047490A): MKILALLWEVSLLGLCNASCCGGSTKDDSTVLDLANPDKSLFSTLNGRLGTIYMLASGKEITEIFYGRSKIWKAKDGQGCKWVEVAIDNKGNGMAYPTMKNKEYTKIPFNTTVNNTEDSSASNPSGDSPANEDRNGGSNLNLQGSNNGNKTQKDTKQ; this comes from the coding sequence atgaagattctggcATTGCTATGGGAAGTGTCTTTACTGGGACTATGCAATGCAAGTTGTTGTGGAGGCAGCACTAAAGATGACTCAACTGTCCTTGATCTTGCCAATCCAGATAAATCACTATTTAGCACGCTGAATGGGAGATTAGGAACAATTTATATGCTCGCATCTGGTAAAGAAATAACTGAGATATTTTACGGTAGAagtaaaatatggaaagctAAAGATGGACAAGGGTGTAAATGGGTTGAAGTAGCTATTGATAATAAGGGAAACGGAATGGCATATCCTACTATGAAAAACAAGGAatacacaaaaattccCTTTAACACTACTGTAAATAACACTGAAGATAGTTCTGCATCGAATCCATCAGGTGATAGTCCAGCAAATGAAGACAgaaatggaggaagtaaCCTAAATCTACAAGGTAGTAACAATGGTAATAAGACTCAGAAGGATACCAAacaataa